Within the Nodosilinea sp. FACHB-141 genome, the region AGCTAAATCCCTGCTACTGATCATATAAATAGGAATAATGGAACTGAGAATTGCCATCATCAAACTTCCTACTATGAGAATGACGGAGAGTTTTGAACTCAGTAAAAGAACCATTGCCATCAAAATGATCACCAAAAAACTACAGATACCTGTCAGGAGCCATTTTGCCCATTGTCGCCCTTGTAGAACAAAATACATTACTACAATTGTGAGTAAGATGCGGCCAATAGCCCATTTATCCCGCGCAATGATTACCAAGGTAGTATCCAAAATACAAAGCACTAGAAACATAGCGATTAATCGATTCCGAGCATTCAAGATAGATTGGTCAGGCTGGATCATATTTTTTTGATAACGCCTAAATAATTACAATTGAAGTATTGCATGGATCAAGATCAGCTTTTTGCCATTCAAATTCTTAGGTTGAACGTTCCCCCCAAACAGCTCAAAACATTTGTCTGCAGTTTTCTGCAGTTTTAGTAGTCAAATAGCTTATCAAAATAAACAAGGGATAACTCGTAATTAGAGGGGAAATTTTTGCATAATACCTCCATGCGGAATCTTAAATGGAAATCTGTCTGCATAAACACCCCCACGGGGAGCTTGAGTGGAATAACTTCAGACTAAATGCCGAATATAGAATCTTAGATGGACAGATTCAGTATAAATTCTTGATGAATGGGAGACATACAACTTAAGATTTTCTTATGGCTAGTACGGAGTTATTTATGCATGGTTCAACTCCACCAAGGCGCTTCTTGACTGGGTGCGCGATGCGATTTTGCTGAAACATTATTCTTACCGGACGAAGCAGTCCTACGTTCAGTGAAACGCCTGTGGCAGAACTATGAGTCGGTTGCAAAGGGAGACGCCTAGTGAAATAAATCTGAGTCATGGTTTAGCTGCCCCGCGCCTCAAAGCAACATCACAATCTTTTTCAACAACTCTTTCGTCAAACGTTTCGAAATTTGTCCAGCACTGTGCTAGACAATTATCCTCCAGCTGCATCGGCGAAGCCAGATTCGCCAGTTGCGCGCGCAGGCAACTGTTCAAAGCAACCAAAAGTCTATGCCCAGCTCCGGGTCAACGCTAAGTTTCTTGCAGTTGCGGTAACCCTAGTTTTTTAGGGAGTGGAAGATTAGGCTTCACTCTAGGTCGTAGGTGCAGACCAGCGGTTGGGGGTGGCCAATGCCATAGCCCTGGGCAAAGTCTACGCCGATAGCTGTGATGCAATCCAGAATGGCGCTGTTTTCAACGTATTCGGCAATGGTTTTGAGGCCCATAACGCGGCCAATGGTACTAATAGCATCGACCATAGCGTAGTCAACACGGTCATCGAGAATGTTTTTGACGAAGCCACCGTCGATTTTGAGGTAATCCACAGGCAGGGTTTTAAGGTAGGCAAAGGACGACACGCCGCTGCCAAAGTCGTCCAGGGCGAAGCGACAACCCAACGCCCTTAACTGGCGGACAAAGTCGCTGGCTTTGGAGAGGTTAGCAATCGCCACCGTTTCGGTAATTTCAAAGCACACTTGCTGGGGCGGCACGGGGTATAGGGCAAACTGCTGGCGCAGAAAATCCACCATGGCGTCGTCATTGAGGCTGGCTCCAGAAAGATTGATCGCATAGACCGTGGGCACTGTTGGGTCTGAGTCTAACTGGTTATGCAGGGTGGGCCAGTGCTGAAACAGGGTGCTGACCACCCAGCGATCGATCTTGGCCATCAGGCCGTAGCGCTCCGCTGCTGGCAAAAAGGCCAGGGGCGGGATCATTTGCCTGGTGTCGTCCCGTAGGCGTAGCAGCACCTCGTAGTGATATTCTTTTGCTGGCCCCGGCGCAGTCGGCACGATGAGCTGGGCAAAGAGGCAAAACCGATGGTCGGTTAAGGCTTGGGTAAGGCGGGCCACCCAGCGAAATTCTTCCTGCTGTTGAAGCAGAGCCTGATCATCGAGGTGTACAGTATGGACGCGGTTACGTCCGTTATTTTTGGCGGTATAGCAGGCGGTGTCGGCGGCTATTAGCACGTTCTCCAACGTGTCGCTGTGGTGGTTGATAGGCACCACACCAATGCTGACGCCGATAGCGAAGGTGTTGCCTGCCCAAGCAAAACGGAAATCTTGTACCGCATCTTTTAGGCTATGAGCCACCCGCAGAGCCTGCTCAAGAGCGCACTGATACAGCAACACGCCAAACTCGTCACCCCCTAGGCGGGCTAGTGTGTCGGTTTTGCGAATGTGGCTCTGCAACAGGTTAGTGATCTGGCGCAGCAGTTCGTCGCCAGCGTTGTGGCCACAGGTATCGTTGACAATTTTGAACTGGTCGAGATCGAGGTAGCACAGCACATAGCTGCCCTCATGGGCCTGGGCTCGGGCGATCGCCTGGTGCAGGCGGCGTTCAAACTCGCGACGGTTGACCAGCCCAGTTAGAGGGTCATGGATAGCTTGCCAGGTAACCTGCCGGGTAAGCTGCCGGGACTGAGTGACATCGTGGAACACCATTACGGCACCTACGGTTTGGCCCTGGCGATCGCAGATGGGGGCGGCAGAATCGTCTACACCAATTTCGCGTCCATCGCGGGACAGCAGCACGGTATCTTTTGCCAGCGCGACCACGCGGTTCTCCCGCAGGGCTATTTCCACTGGGTTGGGGGCAGGCTCGCGGGTCTCTTCGTGAATGATGGTGAATACAGTGTCCAGGGGGCGCCCTTGGGCCTCCGCCTGGCTCCAACCAGTGAGGGATTGGGCGACGGGGTTGCAGTATTCGACGCGACCGGCCACGTCAGTGGTGATCACGGCGTCGCCAATAGAGTGAAGAGTGACCTGAGCCAGCTCTTTTTCGTGAAACAGGGCCTCTTCCATCTGCCGCCGTTGAGTGATATCGGCAAAGGAGCAAACTACGGCATAGGGCTGGGTTTCACCGGAGCGCACCATGGGCTCGGCATTAACGGAGATCCAGGTAAGGGTACCGTTGGGCTTGTGGATACCTATGATGACGTTGCGGTTGGGCTGCCCGGTGCGCAGGGTGACTATGGCGGGGTGTTTGTCGTTGGGGAAGGGACGACCGTCTTCATAGATGCTGCGCCAGCGCGGGTCGATGGAGGTGCGACCTTGCATCTGATCCAGCGTCAGGCCCAAAATTTCTTCGGCGCGGCTGTTGCAGGTCTGAATAACCCCGTTAGCATCTTGAAGTACTACCCCCTCCGCCAGGGCGGTTACGACCGACCGATAGCGGTCTTCGCTGTCGCGCAGGGCCATTTCGGCCCGGTGGCGCTCGGTGACGTCGTGGTAGGTGAGGACTTTGCCCACGGTACGATCGCCCACTCGATGGGGGCGTCCGTGACGCTCCAGAACGCGGCCATCGATTAGCTCGACCCGGTCAAAGGTCTTCTGGTTCAAATCCGCCATCATGCGTTGGAAGGCAGCATCAAACGCTTGGGGGTCTTTGGTTTGGCTGAGAATAAAGGGATAGAAGTTGGTGGTGGCACCGCTGCGGACGACCTCATCCGCCAAAGCGAGAGGAATCGCCCACTGCCGCAGAAAGCGGCTGTTGAAGTAGCGGATATGCCAGTCGGCATCAAGGACTAAAATGCCGTCGCCGGTAGATTCAAGGATGGTGTCGAGCAGCGATCGAGTCTGGGTCAAGGCATCGTTCAGCCGGTGGAGCTTCTGAGCCTGAGCCTGGGAGCGTCGGTACAAATGGAGTACTCCTGCTACCAGCAGCGCCGATATCAGACCTGCCGTCAGCACGATATTGGCTGCTGGCAGCAGCAGGTTAGTCACCTGCTGGGCCAATTGCGCTGAGAGCTCACTTCGCAGAGTGGAGCTCCAGCTGATCAGTGCCTCCCACAGTAGCAGACTAGCGGTGGCCACCCCAAACCCTACGCTCCCGGCCAGCCAGCGCGGCTGGCCGGGGTGGGGCTGACGGTGCAGCACTGCAACCACGATGCCTAGCCCCAGCCCTAGCAGCACCACGGCAGTGGGAAGCGCCACGCCGGTCAAAAAGCGCCAGGTGTAGGCGGTGCCCAGCTGGGTCAGGTAGCCCAGCAGCACGATCAGGTTGGAGCCAACCACCCCAGTGGCCAGGGTGGCAGCCACGGCGGGAATCCAAGGTAGACGGGCCGGGGGAAATTGGGATGATGGCTTGTGATCGGCAATCGCCAACCCCAGTACCGCCAGACCCAAGCATAAGAAGCTCAAAGTCGCGTTGGGGGACGGGCGCCCTGGCAAGGGCTGCTCGACTTGAATAAACAGCTGATGGATGGGTGTCTGAATGGCCCGAGGATCGATCTGGCTGGGGGCGTAAAGTTCGGTGGTGATGTAGTCGTGCATCAGCAGTTGGTCAATACCCAGGTTGATCCCCGCCAGGTACTGCACCAGGGTCAGCCCGCTAAGGACCACCACCGCCCCACTTAGGCCCAGCGCCCAGCTGCGCCACCGCCGTATCCAGCTCAGCAGCGCCAGTCCTAGCAAGACCATCAAAATCGCCGCATTGTAGCGAGTGGGCGGTGACCCCGCTGGCCACTGAATAATCGCTGTAGTGTGAGTATGCCAAGCGCTCAGTACCAGCAGCCCCAGCCCCACGCTCAGGCTCGCCGCCAGCCCCGGCACCCATTCACTCCACCGCGACATCGCTTGTCTACCGAACCAGCCCGGGGGAGCAAAGGGATCGTGTTGTGTCATGGCCTTCAGGCATTTTGGGAGCTATTACGTCACTGAACTAAGCTTGCCTCGACCCGCGTAAGGGGTGAGACTGGCGTGCTGAAAATTAACCCAGAAGAGCTATAAACCTGTTAAATTAAGCACCGGCGAATTGGCCCACGCTTTAAAGCCGCATCACAATCTCTCTCAGCGGCTCTTTCGTGAAACGTACCAAAGTTTGTCTAGCGCAGCGCTGGACAATTCCAACTCAGCTATGTCCAAGACATTTGGGTACAGATATGGGGTAGGTTAGATCGGCTAATTGCGCGCAGACAACTACTCAATCCACCCTGCCCTTAACTTGCTTAAGGCCGTTGAATTTAGGAGCATTTAACCCTAACAGGGATGGCGTCACAGGTACCCAAACAAAATCCCCACGGGCTAGCGGTACCTATGGGGGTTAGTTTTTAGGGTGCATCTACGATTCAGGAATCCTGCTCGTTGTTAGCCTATGGTGTCCAAACCCGAGCTTCGCAATAATGGGCAAGTGGTACCGTCACAAATCATCACCATGATTACTAAAGGGTCCACACAACCTGACGATCCACGCAA harbors:
- a CDS encoding bifunctional diguanylate cyclase/phosphodiesterase, translated to MTQHDPFAPPGWFGRQAMSRWSEWVPGLAASLSVGLGLLVLSAWHTHTTAIIQWPAGSPPTRYNAAILMVLLGLALLSWIRRWRSWALGLSGAVVVLSGLTLVQYLAGINLGIDQLLMHDYITTELYAPSQIDPRAIQTPIHQLFIQVEQPLPGRPSPNATLSFLCLGLAVLGLAIADHKPSSQFPPARLPWIPAVAATLATGVVGSNLIVLLGYLTQLGTAYTWRFLTGVALPTAVVLLGLGLGIVVAVLHRQPHPGQPRWLAGSVGFGVATASLLLWEALISWSSTLRSELSAQLAQQVTNLLLPAANIVLTAGLISALLVAGVLHLYRRSQAQAQKLHRLNDALTQTRSLLDTILESTGDGILVLDADWHIRYFNSRFLRQWAIPLALADEVVRSGATTNFYPFILSQTKDPQAFDAAFQRMMADLNQKTFDRVELIDGRVLERHGRPHRVGDRTVGKVLTYHDVTERHRAEMALRDSEDRYRSVVTALAEGVVLQDANGVIQTCNSRAEEILGLTLDQMQGRTSIDPRWRSIYEDGRPFPNDKHPAIVTLRTGQPNRNVIIGIHKPNGTLTWISVNAEPMVRSGETQPYAVVCSFADITQRRQMEEALFHEKELAQVTLHSIGDAVITTDVAGRVEYCNPVAQSLTGWSQAEAQGRPLDTVFTIIHEETREPAPNPVEIALRENRVVALAKDTVLLSRDGREIGVDDSAAPICDRQGQTVGAVMVFHDVTQSRQLTRQVTWQAIHDPLTGLVNRREFERRLHQAIARAQAHEGSYVLCYLDLDQFKIVNDTCGHNAGDELLRQITNLLQSHIRKTDTLARLGGDEFGVLLYQCALEQALRVAHSLKDAVQDFRFAWAGNTFAIGVSIGVVPINHHSDTLENVLIAADTACYTAKNNGRNRVHTVHLDDQALLQQQEEFRWVARLTQALTDHRFCLFAQLIVPTAPGPAKEYHYEVLLRLRDDTRQMIPPLAFLPAAERYGLMAKIDRWVVSTLFQHWPTLHNQLDSDPTVPTVYAINLSGASLNDDAMVDFLRQQFALYPVPPQQVCFEITETVAIANLSKASDFVRQLRALGCRFALDDFGSGVSSFAYLKTLPVDYLKIDGGFVKNILDDRVDYAMVDAISTIGRVMGLKTIAEYVENSAILDCITAIGVDFAQGYGIGHPQPLVCTYDLE